A window from Salvia miltiorrhiza cultivar Shanhuang (shh) chromosome 2, IMPLAD_Smil_shh, whole genome shotgun sequence encodes these proteins:
- the LOC131008508 gene encoding factor of DNA methylation 1-like, whose amino-acid sequence MGSSSSDEESDFSDSEINEYKVKPYELLKAGTYKVKGPKGSLRCPFCAGKKKQDYQYNHLLQHAIGVAKGAASRSAKQKANHLALATFLEKDMASEAEPMPQPSISIPDPKPEKSELYCWPWVGIVANIQDEPKSSGSADRDAYWLKKFSRYKPIKIEMFWDDQQPNAQAVLRFDHDWFGFKNAMEFEKSFEADGQSKKGWDERRTSPGPNLYGWFAREDDYNSGGPVGNYLRRKGELKTIADLVQEATQDRDTIVGNLVNEIDLKNENLDQLQTKYNEKTLSLSRMLEEKDELHRSFYEETRKLQRIAREHIKRVLDEQEMLNIELESKKKRLDSWNKELKSRETLTERERQKLEEEKKKNDMRNSALQLASEEQRKSDENVLRLVEEQKREKEEALKKVLELERNLDEKQKLEMEIEELKGKLEVMKHMGGDDDAAVQKKIDQMNEQLQEKKENLDGLEDLNQQLLAKERQSNDELQEARKELIAGLIDLLSSSRVNIGIKRMGELDEKGFKNACKQRYPPEEAEIKALELCSLWQEKLKNPEWHPFRVVEDSKGNAQHVLKEDDELLVDLKEEWGEEIYDAVATALKEIQEYNPSGCYVVPELWNFKENRKATLKEVIAYIFSQLKTLKRKRN is encoded by the exons ATGGGAAGCAGCAGCTCGGACGAAGAGTCAGATTTCAGTGACTCAGAAATAAATGAATATAAAGTGAAACCTTACGAGTTACTTAAGGCGGGTACTTACAAAGTAAAGGGCCCCAAAGGTTCTCTTAGGTGTCCTTTCTGTGCTGGTAAGAAGAAACAAGATTATCAGTATAACCATCTTCTTCAGCATGCCATTGGAGTAGCTAAGGGTGCTGCCAGCCGAAGTGCAAAACAGAAAGCTAACCATCTAGCGCTAGCTACTTTCTTAGAAAAAGACATGGCTAGTGAGGCCGAGCCAATGCCCCAACCTTCAATTTCTATACCCGATCCTAAACCTGAGAAGAGTGAGCTGTATTGTTGGCCTTGGGTGGGGATAGTTGCTAATATACAAGATGAGCCGAAGAGTAGTGGTTCAGCTGATCGTGATGCTTACTGGTTAAAGAAATTCTCCAGATATAAGCCTATCAAAATTGAGATGTTCTGGGATGACCAGCAGCCTAATGCACAAGCCGTTCTAAGATTTGATCATGATTGGTTTGGGTTCAAGAATGCAATGGAGTTTGAGAAGTCCTTTGAAGCTGATGGTCAAAGCAAGAAAGGATGGGATGAACGGAGAACTTCTCCGGGGCCTAATCTGTATGGCTGGTTTGCTCGTGAAGATGATTATAATTCAGGAGGACCTGTGGGAAACTATCTTCGGAGGAAAGGGGAGCTGAAGACGATTGCTGACCTTGTGCAAGAAGCAACCCAGGATAGGGACACGATTGTTGGGAATTTGGTCAATGAAATCGATTTAAAGAATGAAAATTTGGATCAGTTACAGACCAAGTACAATGAGAAGACATTGTCATTGAGTAGGatgcttgaagagaaagatgaaCTTCACCGATCCTTCTATGAAG AAACTAGAAAACTTCAACGCATTGCTCGTGAACACATAAAGAGGGTTTTGGATGAACAAGAAATGCTGAACATAGAATTGGAGAGTAAAAAGAAAAGGCTTGATTCCTGGAACAAAGAGCTGAAAAGCCGTGAGACATTAACTGAGCGTGAGAGACAAAAACttgaagaagagaagaaaaag AATGACATGAGAAACAGTGCACTTCAATTGGCTTCTGAGGAGCAAAGGAAATCTGACGAGAATGTGCTGAGGCTGGTTGAAGAACAAAAA AGAGAGAAGGAAGAGGCACTGAAAAAAGTTCTTGAGTTAGAAAGAAATTTGGACGAGAAGCAGAAGCTTGAAATGGAAATTGAAGAACTCAAAGGAAAGTTGGAGGTAATGAAACACATGGGAGGTGATGACGATGCAGCTGTTCAGAAGAAGATAGATCAGATGAATGAGCAGCTGCAGGAGAAGAAAGAGAATTTGGATGGTCTAGAAGATCTAAACCAGCAATTACTTGCTAAAGAGCGCCAAAGCAATGACGAGCTGCAAGAGGCTCGCAAGGAACTAATTGCG GGTTTAATTGATCTGCTGAGCAGCAGCCGTGTTAATATAGGGATAAAAAGAATGGGTGAACTTGATGAGAAAGGCTTCAAAAATGCATGCAAGCAAAGATACCCTCCCGAAGAAGCAGAGATCAAGGCTCTTGAACTTTGCTCCTTGTGGCAAGAAAAGCTAAAAAATCCTGAATGGCACCCATTCCGAGTTGTTGAAGATAGCAAGGGGAATGCTCAG CATGTGCTGAAAGAGGATGACGAATTGCTAGTAGACCTTAAGGAAGAATGGGGAGAAGAAATCTATGATGCCGTTGCTACAGCCTTGAAGGAAATCCAAGAATACAACCCGAGTGGTTGCTATGTGGTTCCGGAGCTGTGGAACTTCAAAGAAAACAGGAAGGCCACCCTAAAGGAAGTCATTGCATACATTTTCAGTCAATTGAAGACGCTCAAGCGCAAGAGAAATTAA
- the LOC131008509 gene encoding 40S ribosomal protein S12-like isoform X1, with translation MSGEEPVVVETPVPVAAPTLGEPMDIMTALQLVLKKSLAHGGLVRGLHEGAKAIEKHAALLCVLAEDCDQPDYVKLVKALCADHNVNLISVASAKTLGEWAWLLNCACSCARLILKARPGKLSGLLVLS, from the exons ATGTCTGG AGAAGAGCCTGTTGTTGTGGAGACACCAGTGCCGGTGGCTGCTCCCACCCTTGGTGAGCCTATGGATATCATGACGGCTCTGCAGCTTGTGCTCAAGAAGTCATTGGCACACGGAGGTCTTGTTCGAGGCCTTCATGAGGGTGCAAAGGCAATTGAGAAGCATGCTGCCCTCCTTTGTGTGTTGGCAGAGGACTGCGACCAACCAGACTACGTTAAGTTGGTCAAAGCATTGTGTGCCGACCACAATGTCAACCTTATCTCCGTTGCAAGTGCCAAGACCCTGGGTGAATGGGCCTGGT TGTTGAATTGTGCTTGTAGTTGTGCAAGATTGATTCTGAAGGCAAGGCCAGGAAAGTTGTCGGGGCTGCTTGTGTTGTCGTGA
- the LOC131008509 gene encoding 40S ribosomal protein S12-like isoform X2, giving the protein MSGEEPVVVETPVPVAAPTLGEPMDIMTALQLVLKKSLAHGGLVRGLHEGAKAIEKHAALLCVLAEDCDQPDYVKLVKALCADHNVNLISVASAKTLGEWAWFVQD; this is encoded by the exons ATGTCTGG AGAAGAGCCTGTTGTTGTGGAGACACCAGTGCCGGTGGCTGCTCCCACCCTTGGTGAGCCTATGGATATCATGACGGCTCTGCAGCTTGTGCTCAAGAAGTCATTGGCACACGGAGGTCTTGTTCGAGGCCTTCATGAGGGTGCAAAGGCAATTGAGAAGCATGCTGCCCTCCTTTGTGTGTTGGCAGAGGACTGCGACCAACCAGACTACGTTAAGTTGGTCAAAGCATTGTGTGCCGACCACAATGTCAACCTTATCTCCGTTGCAAGTGCCAAGACCCTGGGTGAATGGGCCTGGT TTGTGCAAGATTGA
- the LOC131009915 gene encoding uncharacterized protein LOC131009915, producing the protein MAEPLHDSSSNSSDGVAQAIMDEIELHKQLMSHIYSQRAPESEHVKRPRSYVHRDRENVHLRLMQDYFNDNPTYGPTFFRRRFRMQKELFLRIVEAIQGVDSYFQMSSDAIGRDSLTPLQKCTAAIRQLVTGLSADTFDEYLNFV; encoded by the coding sequence atggcAGAACCATTGCACGATTCTTCGTCTAattcatccgacggtgtagctCAAGCGATCATGGACGAGATAGAGTTGCACAAACAATTGATGTCTCACATCTACTCCCAACGGGCGCCGGAGTCGGAACATGTTAAACGTCCCCGgtcttacgtccaccgtgatcgtgagaATGTTCatttacgtcttatgcaagactacttcaacgacaatccaACGTACGGGCCTACATTTTTCCGACGTcgttttcgaatgcagaaggagttgttcttgcgcatcgtcgaagCTATTCAAGGTGTCGATAGTTACTTTCAGATGAGCAGTGATGCCATAGGTCGGGATTCTCTCAcgcctttgcagaaatgcacggcggctatccgccaattagtCACCGGCCTCAGTGCGGATACTTTCGACGAGTATCTCaatttcgtttaa
- the LOC131009914 gene encoding uncharacterized protein LOC131009914 encodes MPSPQETRDQMVQDKPTYAAVSRPLLSRKPDVLVHRLTTVQPEKKGDVIVVSIPQDLYQKRMDEFKFALIGRLVLRKGDKPRTTHDLKQELTDIWRPTAPWQLVPMGKSFFSIKFQNPDDKALAKKKQMLELSKGSLRLREWTRNFDPYKELSSLWTPIKVDGASADGDVGHYARILVELDLALPIPESALVDCADSYFHVEFGFEQLPFYCNKCKITGHTIDKCRKNQKQEAVLKEAIAPKVVAETNMVKSTVGDSILVNGATTDGFHVAKHKNNWKPKAGSQLNSQTSNVHRNSFEALNQEPLDLDYAPDLLAAVTVHDPLLQMINSEDMSNGVGSGSKTESLDEEIIADIEPAVQMEVVRE; translated from the exons ATGCCTTCTCCTCAAGAGACCAGAGATCAGATGGTGCAGGATAAGCCAACGTATGCGGCGGTTTCCAGACCTCTTTTATCTCGGAAGCCAGACGTCCTTGTTCATCGCTTAACGACGGTGCAACCAGAAAAGAAAGGTGATGTTATCGTGGTATCTATACCTCAGGATCTTTATCAGAAACGTATGGACGAATTCAAATTTGCTCTAATTGGTAGATTGGTTCTCCGGAAGGGTGATAAACCAAGAACGACTCATGACCTCAAGCAGGAGCTCACGGATATCTGGCGACCAACAGCCCCTTGGCAACTTGTACCTATGGGAAAAAGCTTTTTTTCCATTAAATTTCAAAACCCTGATGACAAAGCGTTGGCAAAAAAGAAGCAGATGTTGGAGTTGTCCAAGGGCTCTCTACGTCTACGTGAATGGACTCGGAATTTTGACCCATATAAGGAGCTTTCTTCTCTTT GGACTCCCATAAAAGTTGACGGCGCCTCTGCGGATGGTGATGTGGGTCATTATGCTCGCATTCTTGTGGAGCTTGATCTTGCGTTGCCTATACCTGAGTCGGCTCTTGTGGATTGTGCAGACAGTTATTTCCATGTGGAATTTGGTTTTGAGCAATTACCCTTCTATTGCAATAAATGTAAGATAACTGGACACACGATTGATAAGTGTAGAAAAAATCAAAAGCAAGAAGCTGTTTTGAAGGAGGCGATTGCTCCTAAGGTGGTTGCTGAAACCAATATGGTTAAGTCGACAGTTGGTGATTCCATTCTTGTTAATGGAGCTACTACCGATGGCTTCCATGTGGCTAAGCATAAGAACAATTGGAAGCCTAAGGCTGGCTCTCAGTTGAACAGCCAAACAAGTAATGTGCACCGGAATTCTTTTGAGGCGCTTAATCAAGAACCGCTTGATTTGGATTATGCTCCGGACTTATTGGCTGCGGTTACTGTTCATGATCCTTTGTTGCAGATGATAAATTCGGAAGATATGAGTAATGGCGTGGGCTCTGGTTCCAAAACGGAAAGTTTAGACGAGGAAATCATAGCAGATATTGAGCCTGCTGTGCAAATGGAAGTGGTCCGGGAATAG